Within Salvia splendens isolate huo1 chromosome 21, SspV2, whole genome shotgun sequence, the genomic segment gtcgttgtgtcttcacacatgacgtcactcttctcttggatgcttccgctgtgatatttTTCTTAGAATACTTTTCATTTAAATTCTGAAACTATTTTATGATGGGATGTTTGAAACTCGTTAcactttttgaataaatgctaaaccctaGTCTTTATTCATTAAACCCTAATACTCTTGGTCGCATTATTTATTAGACTTAGTTTTTAGTCaaattttattgaaaaccctagtcttctatgccgTTCATCTaaacccctttaagtcgcgatcgcccgcttttattaaccctaaggggcggtcgtgacaattacAGAGGCTATTTATATTCATCTAGGGAAGGATCTAGAACTAGTCTACTAATCCCTAGCTGCAACAATATGACAGCTCAAACAAAGAGACAAGACACAATAACAAACTTGTCTTCATCCGGCCACACTTTCACGTGTTGTCAACATGTTGCCCGGTCCTTGCTTTCCTCTCAGGAGCACATCCTTCCAGCTCAGCATAGGAACCACATTGTGCGACGTGGAGCGCCGTGTAGGCATCTTGTCATCCAAGGCAAGCTCACTCACTGTCTTGATTATTTGCCCAGGATTTGCATCCATGTCAACATCCTTCAGCTCGATGACCATGGCTTGTTGATGGTGATTTCCAAGTTTGCCAACAACGCCGCCCGGAGAAGTTGCCGATCGCCTGAAGCTCGCGTGGGATCATGATCCGCTCAAGGCTCTCAAACTCATCTGCAATCTCCGCAAAGTCAGAGGCACCGGCAAATCTGACAGAGAGGGCTTCTACACCACCGCGCTGTGGCTGCACCAGCACCACCCCAAAACCCTAGCCGGCAACGTGGCCGCTTTCGCTGACTTCGGCTATTTCAAGGATTTGCTCGAGATCCTCTTCCGTATCCTTGAAGGAGCCGAGTCGCGAAAATCGGCCAAACGGATTGGAATTTATTGGCAAATTTATATGCTTAACGGCAGggggaagaaaagaagaatcgggaagaaaagaagaaatgaggagaagaagagaagaagaaaggagGCCTTTAAAGCAATGGCGGAGTTTCGCGGTGGGAAGAATTCGACGCCTGAAGAGAGGAGGATTGAGAGAGCGAGGAGAGTGGTGGAGAGATTCAATAACGACGCCGATTTCCGGTTCCTGCACAATTGCATTTCCGATCTCTTCGCGCAGCTGCTGAGATCAGATATGGAGATGTTGAAATTGGGGGAATTGAACAAAATCAGCCTCGCCGCGAAATAGTGCCCCTCTCTCGATTCGTCGTTCGACAGAATCACGCTGCTGTGTGAAACCATTGCGAAGAAGGTGTTTCCGGTGGCGGAGTTTCCAGAGTATGAAGGGGTGGAAGAGGCGCATTACGCGTATCGAGTGAGGGATCGGCTGAGGAAGGAAGTGCTCGTGCCGCTGCGGAAGGCGTTGCAGCTGCCGGAGGTTTACATCGGCGCCAACGATTGGGGATCTCTGCCTTACAACAGAGTCGCTTCCGTCGCGATGAAAACATACAAGACTCAATTCTACAACCATGACGAAAAAAGGTTTAAAGAGTATCTCCAGAAAGTGAAGTCCGGCGAAGCCACTATAGCCGCCGGCGCATTGCTTCCTCATGAGATAATTGAATCGTTGAATGATGGAGACGAAGGCGAAGTGGCGGAGCTGCAGTGGAGGAGAATGGTGGATGACATGGCGAAGATCGGGAAATTGAGCAATTGCCTAGCAATCAGTGATGTTTCAGGGAGTATGGAAGGGATTCCGATGAAGGTATCGGTGGCGCTAGGGATTTTGGTATCGGAATTGAGCGAGGAGCCATGGAAGGGGAAGCTCATCACTTTCAGCAGAAATCCAAAGCTTCAAAAAGTGGAAGGGGAGAGCTTGAAATCGAAGTCAGAGTTTGTTGAACGTATGGAATGGGGAATGAACACTGATTTCCAGAAGGTGTTTGATGTGATACTTGAAGTGGCGGTGAAAGGGAAGCTGAAGGCGGAGGAGATGATAAAGAGGTTGTTTGTGTTCAGTGATATGGAATTCGATCAGGCATCATCGAATCCATGGGAGACGGACTATGAGGCTATAGTGAGGAAGTTTAAGGAGAAGGGATACGGAGAATGTGTGCCGGAGATTGTGTTTTGGAATTTGAGGGATTCGATGGCGACGCCTGTGGCGGGGAACCAGAAAGGGGTGGCGCTAGTGAGCGGATACTCGAAGAATTTGATGAAAATATTTCTAGAAAAGGGAAGAATAATAGATCCAGTGGAGGTGATGGATGCTGCAATTGCTGGAGAAAAATATCAGAAACTGGTTGTCTTGGATTGAGATGTTTTCATACGTTCAAAATTGTCTAACTTCAGAATTATGCAATAGCAACCTTATTGGAATTGCCAATCATATATGATATGGTAATTACCTTGCACCATACTATCAAAACCCAATATTTACACAAAAATGCAAAACAACAAAGAAAATACCACGAGGTAACACATTATGGAGTTATCAACTCACCAAGaacaaaacaacattacacATCAATATATGACTCATGTAGCATTATAGATTACTACTAGGAATGTGGACATGCTAAGGATATCAAACCATTCTTATTACACATTTAAAAGCTCACAATGTGGGTTAAAACAAGCATAGCATCGCTTGAGGAAAAGCTTGAAAGCTTTAGactcaaaatggaaaatttgGGCAAATCTCATAGATATCCTCTTTTCACAACAGAAGATTTTGGAATCGTTTCACACTGGTCCGAAAGAGTTAGGAGGTGTTTCTTATATCATCAGAAAGCCACTGATGTCTAGTTTCATTTAAATAAAAGTTCATTCAAAAATTCCAAGCGGCTTGGAAGATACGACCGTTTTCCCATTATCCCTCAAAACGAGGCAGTTTTTATCAACTGTGTTTGGAGATTTTCCAAACTTAGCAAACGACCTCTAATTCACCTGTAATTTCCCAACATATCCTACTTTACATagaaaattactactccctccgtcccctaataggagtcgctctttgaccgggcacgagttttaagaaatgtagagaaaagttggttgaaaaagttagtggaatgtgggacccacatttttatattggttttataataaaatgtgagtggagtgagttagtggaatgtggggcctactaccatttatggtaaaaatgaagagtgactcttaatgggggacggcccaaaatggaaattagcgactcttattcggggacggagggagtaataaacaaGGTATTGAAAGTTCAATTCATTAGCTGCAAAACAGTGGATTTCTAGAGGAAAAGAGTTCATTAAACATGTCTCACGTGTCAACCATTAAGTATGATATATTATCATACCGCAGTTTTCGATACGGTATACGATATGACGTTCTATACCGTACCGATACACCCCTACTCTTACGGTTTAGTAACcattatttatttctctttgTTGGGCTAGAAGTAGTGGGCCCCTTCTTATTTTTACCAATAATATAGCCCAATACAACCATAACTTAATTATCCAAACTCTTATCTTTAATTAACAGTACTATAATATTAATTactaaattgttttttttaatatcttGACTTAATAGTTGAGAAAAACTGAAACATTctgatttttaatttgtttccaAGTTGTTTGTTATcaattttgaccaaatttcttgatttaaatacttatttttttaatgatactAATAAGCAggataaataaaacaaaagagcACAATGTCACTGATGAAGAGTAATTCTAAACCTGTAGTATATATTGATTAATAGTTCAATAATATCTCCACACATTGTAAGTAGAGAAAACATGCAAAatatcttcaatcttcaaactCCTTCTCTAACCATGGGTGATTGAGAGCGTCTCTGGCTGATATCCTATCCGACGGATCGAACGCCAAAAGCTTCTCGAGCAGATCCAATCCCGATTCACTGAGCCTCGTCGTGCCTAATAACGAGGCAGACTTAGACATGATGTACATCCGTACTAGGTTTGTCTGGCCACAGACCAACCTACGTATGCACTTAAGTTGTTGACCATCCGACCGCCCGCGAAAAAGGGGCTTATCCAACACAAACTCCGCCATCATGCATCCCACGGACCAAACATCCACCGCACTCGTATACGTGTCTGAATCATCAAGAATCTCCGGAGCCTTGTAAAACATCGTCCCGACCCCACCTCCCCACAGGGACTCAAGCTGGGCCGAGTGGCCAAAATCGCATATCTTAACCCTATTCTTTCCCCCGAATAGGATGTTGGCCGGCTTGAGATCCCTGTGCACAAAGCCCTGGTCGTGGAGAAAAACGAAGCCGTTTAGTATttcaaaaattagggttttgattaATTTTGGCGGAAGGGATTATCCAATTTCTCCCGCGCTTTCTTGAGGTCCGATTCTACATACTCCACCACGAGGCGCGGGAGGGACTGGAAGACTTCCATCTCCATCAAGGCGGAGTCGCTGAGGAGGTCCGAAGTTTacaatgtgggaggagtatctagtcctcgcggattgtccaAAATTCAAGGACATCTGCGTGCAAGAGGTCACTGGAGCTCCTGGGCCGAAGCATACAAGACACAACCTTGCCAGGGACTACAGTAGCGGAAGCGGCTCGCATTCGTTCGAGCAGAACGACGAGAAAGTCGAAGAGACTGCCGCTACACACACTAGGCGAAGACGGCCCCGGGGACAACAtgcctctatccgcagcgccagaggggcTAGAAGTGCCTCCCGCCCATCGTCGGCCGCGTCTGGATCGCGCATCCCGCAGCCCTCCCCATTCGCACAGCCCATGGTTCCTGgtccccacgaggtcttgagggagaacctcgatgtgcagttgatgcaacaactgcagaACGTCTGCAGCAAATACCTAGCCACCGATGACCCGTACATCAGGAATATATACCAAAAGCTCATCATTCGGATTGAGCGTCGTCTAGGGTTGGATGATGATGCTCCTGGGGcaaccgcggccggcagcagcgagggaggaggaggaggaggaggaggaggagaagaagaagaaggaggaggaggaggaggaggaggaggagaagaagaagaagactccgacaccgagtagacggtggcggagtttttatttgtattttattttaaatattcgttgtataattttacaattttcaatacaacgaatattcagTCCttattacctcgttttctaattatttacattgcgataattttaattttacctGATTGAAActgaatatattttaaaatgaaaattgattataaaatttgagggctattggaagtgtccatcATAGTGGTGGAAACAAAtttttggggctgtggacaataattttggggctgtggacaaaaactggggcggggctattggggtgtccgccttatagtggactcTAACATCCGGGTATAATTCCATATTGTCAAGGACGACGCGGGCGTCTCCAGCCAACTCCTTCCATGCACCAGTCATTCTTGAGTAAACATGGGCGTGGTGACTGCTGTGTGTCTTGCATTCCAACAGTTACACAACTTTGTAATCTTCATCGTCGTAACCAACAGCAGCTGAGCATTTGGATATTTGACACGAGCTGTTGGAACAGGGTGTAAATGATGGGAGATTCATGAATTGGCCTAGAAAAGGGTTGCATATAGCTATGGGCCCCCTGAGATATGAGTTGTTGAAGCAGATTAGACCGTTAACTGGCCCATGAAAATCGTTAAAACGGGTGGTCTCGTACGCGACTAATGACTGCCTGTTGTGTTGCACTCGAATTCCATTACCAGAGAAAATAACGTGTAGAAACAATGTGTCTTCTGATTTGTTGCAATTGTTGTTGTGATTGTGAAGTTTTTGCAATTGTTGTTGTGATTGTGTCTTCTCAGTTTTTGAAACACTGAGAATCGATGACGCGACACCAATATTTGCAGACAGTTCTAAATATCAACAGACACTACACAGGTAGATGCAACAGAATCTCTGTCAACACATCGTTGTTCATTGCTGTATGTTAAATATTAGTGGTAGAATTTGGAGTCGAGAATAGACCTAGTATATATGTGAAGGtcgagagaaaaaaaagaaatcaactATGTTAATTAAGTGATTAGATTTTAGGTATTgctatcatatattcatatatatagcTGTAGAATCAATCGTGTTATATTCAGGGAATAATTTCCATGCCGTTACCAATTACCATATTGTAGTAGGATATTCAATAAAATCAATAATATCCAAATTCAATTGATTAGATTTTCTCATTAAGAATTGGAGTAATTTTTCAGTCAATGCAGTATTCAACGATATCAATAATTTCCAAGTCATTACCATATTGAAgtaatataatttttaagttaaaAAAGAAACTCAAACAATGTCATTCTTTGAAATTTATTGAAAACCTGAAATAATTTATGAGACGGCAAATCGAATTTCTAAAAGAAAAGGATTACAAGAATTAACTAAGAGTAAAAAGGACAGGTAAATGCTACAATTAACGCTCTAGTATATTCCTATCTTTGTCCCGTTAGTGTTGAGTCGTGTCTCTTGGCGCAGATTAAGgaataaatatttattgaaataagTGGAGTGCAAATAAAATAGTGGGCTGAATAAAATAAACAAGTAATTAGATAATAATTTTAGAATGAAGAGAAAATTATGGAGAATCAAATcatatcaatcaagaatattgTTAGGGATACTCCTTACCATAGATACTCCTTTTTTCCCATGCCTCTAATATCATTTTTGGTTCGTTTGATACCCCTGTATAGCCTAGAAAAATGGCTTGTTTCTAGTCAAACTCAAACGTTTGATACTCATGAGTACAAACTGTCGGGCCCGTGAAATGAACGAGGCCCATGTATCTATTCCCACTTACAACAGTTACATTTTCAGAGCCTACCCCTCCGATATTTTTCTGCTgtgtcaagaaaaaaaaattctttctaACATTTGCCCCTCGAATATTCTCTTCTGCATTCCATGTTTCTTATCAGCACAGCTTTCTCCGATGAATCCATTATTTTTGTGTAGGGAAATTTCACCGGTTATTTGGCTATGAAGTTACATTTACGAAATATTTTGAATCTGTTTTTCGTGGACCCAGTGAGTATGAAATATAAACGACTACACTAGAGTGGAAACTAGTTGAGAAATAAACGAACTTGAAATTAAGGCAAACAAACTGGACCACACTTAGcgaaaaatgagtaaatttcgaGATAGAATAAGTGAAAGCTACAGACAAGCAATTGGGCAATTATTAAACTGCGTGAGTGGAATAATTGATTGCAGGTAAATAGagttgtgtattttttttagaaatctTATAGAAAAACTTTGTGTTACTCTTTTCCATGAGTTTAGAAAGCTACAGATTGTATTATGATAGAGTTAGTTATGTGTcctacttctatataaatagaCACACAAGACGGGCTAGGCCCAATACAACAAATAGGACCCAATACAAAAACATAGCGAGACCCCCCTTTGGCTAAAAGCAAACAGTGTAGATTCAAGGCATAGTATTTTAGTAAACAATCCCagaaacaaaaaacaaagaaaatgctTCACTCCTAACCCTAGACCCTTTGTTCAAACTTCAGTGAACCAAGGGTGTTCGAGAGCCTCTATGGCTGATATCCTCTCGCACGGGTAGTACGCGAGAAGCTTCTTAAGCAAATTCAATCCCGATTGACTGAGCATTGTCTCCCCTGAAATAGACACTATGAGCTCTATTAGGTTGGTCCGGCCGCAGAGCACATCCTGTATGCATTCAAGCTGATGTTCGTCCGACCGCCCATGAAAGAGGGGCGCATCCAACACAAATTGCGCCATCATGCACCCCACTGACCAGATATCGACCTTATCCGTACACCCTTCCCATTCACATAGAGTCTCAGGGGCCTTGTAGATCCTTGTCCCCACTCCCAGGCCCCAGGGAAGTCTAACATCGGCCGCGAGCCCAAAGTCGCAGATCTTGACCCTACCCTCTCTCCCGTAGAGAACGTTGGCCGGCTTGAGATCCCTATGCATCACCCCATTCTCGTGGAGGTACGCCACGCCCTTTAGTATctcaaaaattagggtttttattaattttggcgGGAAGGGATTCTCCATTTGCTCCCTTAGGGTTTTTAGGTCGGATTCGACGTGCTCCATCACGACGAAGATGCGGCCGTTGGCCAACAAGGGTCTCTTGAACCCGACGATGTTGGGGTGGGGCTGGAGGAATTCGAGGATTCCGATCTCCATCTTGGTTGAGCGGGTGAGGCCGCGGAGCTCCTCCTTGAGCGCCACGGTCTCCTTGGTTCTCGTGTCGCGGGCTTGGTAAACCACCCCGAAGGAACCTCGGTTGATCACGTTCAGAATCACGTAGTCATATTTAACTTCAACTTCGTCATCCCACTGCCCGTTCCGGTTTTCGAAATCGAAGGGATTTTCGGGGAGACCGTAATCCGCCATGATCGAAAAGAAGCTTTGGCGAGAGGCCTAATTAATTAGGCATTGGGTAATTTTGAGAAATTAATCTCAAAATCTGTCGCTATAGCTTAATTTTGGTTAGTTTATATAGATGGCTTATTGTCCTTTTCTTAATTACTAGAACtcaatgaaacaaaaaatatgtgTTAGACTGAAAATTAGTTATTGATTTTGTTGTGACAATATCTATAGTTTAATTATCATATCTAACTGAAATCTAGTTAATTTGTCCCGAAAATCTAGTTAGTTTATCTTtatgaaatatacaaattagaattttaattattgctaaattaaaagaataagaGAATACCTAATTTCGTAAGAAcgtctataattttttttataattattaatacTATACTATTATCTTCTTATTTTAGTAAAAGGATAATTGACAGCTAATATGGCAGGTACAAATCAATTTCGAATTTTCTCTTTAACTTAAAACTTAGTAGTAAAAATTAGTACGTTGTTATTGCCGATTTCCTACGATCTCCTACATCAAAACCGTTCCCTTGGATAAACTGGATTCAAACAAATACCGTTACAACTCACTCCTGTGAGCTCAAGTATTTGCACTTCAATCCTCGGTCTTTTTCCATATTCATTAAGCTTCCACAAGCtcaatataatttaaaattacaaaaattcaatttttataattattttattataatttttcaaCACTTGCATGTATTAATTTAATGAAGtgattttttagtttttacgtAAATTCAATTAGTTTAGAATTTTAGATGATGTGATAATGTGATAATCTATGTGACACAGCTTGCTAAAAGTACATATTTAGGGTTCTGCAATTTAtacttttcattttaattaatgtacagACAAGATTGAGTTTcgtaaaattttattgattagtTAGCCTACAATTTATTTGTCAAAATATTTGCCCCAATATTTAAATAGATTTCACAAAAATCTTCAACACGAACTAACTTCGACACTTAATCAGAAAAGTATTATGTCATATAAGAAAGTAATAGCCTTTATTTATTTGAAGCTATTACACTTTGAAGCTATTACAATGATAATTAACTAAATTTTTATTCGAATATACTACGTTTTTGAATTTTCATTAATAGAGTTGAGAAGGAGTAAGATCATGACCATGTTATCTTGGAGAATGAGTATGTTGAGGAGTAGGGACAAAAGCATGACCATGATGTTTTGAAGAATGACCATGACCACAGTGTGTTAGAGAATGAGCGTATTGAGGAGCCGGGGTAGGATCATGATCATGCTGTTTTGGAGAATGAGAATTGTTGAGGAGCAGGGGCACGAGCACGACTATGGTATTTTGAAGAATGAGCATGTTGAGGAGCAGGGGCAAGAGCATGACCATGATGTTTTGGAGAATGAGCATGACTGCAGTGTCTTGGAGGATGAACGTATTGAGGAGCAGAGGCAGGGACATGACCATGATATTTTGGAGAATGAGCATGTAGAGGAACAGGGGCAAGAGCAAGACAATGCTGTTTTGGGGAATGAGCATGTTGAGGTGCATGGGCAGGAGTATGACCATGTTGTTTTTAAGAATGAGCATGACCACTTGGAGAATGAACATGCTGAGGAGTAGGGGCAGGAGCATGATCTTGGTGTTTTGGAGAATGAGCAAGGGTAGGAGCATGACCATGGTCTTTTGGAGAATGAGCATGTTGAGGAGCAGGGGCAGGAGCATGACCATGCTGTTTTGGAGTATGAACATGTTGAGGAGCAGGGGCAGGAGCATGACCATACTGTTTTGGAGACTGAGCGTGTTGAGGAGCAGAGGCAGGAGCATGACCATGATGTTTTGGAGAATGAGAATGACCATGATGTTTTGGAGAATGAGCATGACCGTAGTGTCTTGGAGAATGAACATGCGGAGGAGTAGGGGCAGGAGCATGTCTTGGTGTTTTGGAGAATGAGCAGGGTTAGAAACATGACCATGGTCTCTTGGAGAATGAGCATGTTGAGGAGCAGAGGCAGGAGCATGGCCAAGACCATGCTGTTTTAGAGACTGAGCATGTTGAAGAACAGGGGCAGGAGCATGACCATGATGTTTTGGAGAATGAGTAAGACCGCAGTGTCTTGGAGAATGAACATGATGGGATGGTGCATGATCTTGGTGTTTTGGAGCATGATTATATAGATATGCGGAAGCATTCAACCCTGGTTGCTTTGAATAGATTTTAGGATCAATTACAGTTGATTAGATTTAGTTGTTGTTATCATTCACAGTACATTTTACATGATGATTTTTTGGACACAGTGTCTTTATGTTACAATGtctttatcatttttctatatagttttattttatctattgaGTAATGTATCATTTTTCTATTCTTAGTTAAGATAAATGAAATTACGATGAACATCTTTaaccccaaaaaaaatgcataggtttctaattttcacaaaattaacaTGAATTATACCATGATAATTTCAATCAGATTTATACATATTCATTCGAATTTCAAACTAAATTCTCACTTTTTTCGTCATAATACCTTTTATATTCCCTTTATCAGGccatgaaaaatagaaaaaatggaGCGAAATTTTATGAGCATATTATTATACTCCAAGTAAGTTCGTGATCATAACTTCATAACATTTATGAATTGTGAAGTTACAGAAAAATATTTTCACGCTTCTTTTTGTGTATTTCTTTATATAGAACACAAATTTGACATATAATGGTGTATAAAACTGTTATTGAACGGCAGTGTAAAAATTGATATTGGATgtgagaaaaataattttatgcCAAACATGATTCATGGCTTTATTATCATAGTTTTTACCACGTACTCtactattttactattattatcatAGTTTTTACCACgaactactatttttttattttttcaagagCCATTTTTTAgagtttaattataaaattaactcTATCGGTGACGTCGGTAAACTCCTTCTATCGGCCGACAATGTTAAATGGGCTTGGGCCTTCGTTTATTACTTAAAACTTATAGCACATCCATTAACCAAGCCCACTAGTAGGATGCCCAACTTTGTGTATTATCGAGATGAAGGAACATAGCACGGCCTTTGTGATTTTGGTTGATTGCGGTCTTGCTTTTGACCACCGCTTGTCTCGAATCTTTGCTTCTCCTATCGACTCGAATTTTTTCGATTAATCAAAAGATATCTATATTatcaaactaaaattaaatattgttaTTGTTTAGTAAAGAACAATTGCTATAACAGATTACAAAGCAATTAAAAGAATCCTTAATGAGGTGGGGAGAGGGTGTCGAGCCACAAGGAAGAAGTGCGGTGGGCTACTTCTGCATTGTTGGGCTGACGGATGGTGCACATTTTTGGGGAGACGCTACACCATCGTTGTGATAAGATACATTTTCATATTCATTTCGTCATTcataaattgatttatttattttaattttgtaaattaactactaattacatattaaaattaaattgttaAAAGTAGAGGTATAGGCCTATAGTGAAAGGTATAGAAAGAGATTCAACACGGTAAAAATTTTGATATCGAGCAAAAGTTAAATTAAAAGGAATGATGCGATATATGAGAATTGAGGTATGAAATGAGCTATGGATTAACAaataggagtataaaaaaatagtactataaatcTACTAAGATCTGATGACGGCAATATCTCTAAAACATGAACCTACTCCATTacatatatattagtagtaattacttaaatataaatttaaaattctaaCCATTTCcttcaaaataaatttatatcgAATTGGTAATTATATAAACATAGAAATGTTCTCGAAAATACTTTAACCTAATACTAGGGCATTCCATATCTCATATATAATTGCATCATCAACGCAGAATAAAACCAAAATATCACCGATCGCCGCTCCTTCAAATTCCCCCTTTTTGAATTGAATCAAATCAAAACCGGAGCCCTAAATCTCACCGATCGCAGATGGCTTCGAGGGTGTCTCTGAAGGCCGGGAAGGGAAAGGTCGTCAGGAAATCTGCggcggcggacgaggaggaggggtcCGTGGCGGCGGCCGGGAAGTTCGTCAAGGAGTGGAGCACCTGGGCCATGAAGAAGGCCAAAGTCGTCACTCACTACGGCTTCATCCCGTTGGTTATCATCATCGGTATGAATTCGGACCCCAAACCATCCCTCTCTCAGCTCCTCAGCCCCGTGTAAAATCAATTTTGCGATTTGGGTATTCTGATGTTGGATTTCCCCAGCTGTTTCCGTTCTTCGCTGTTATGTCTATCAGCCGACTTCACGAATAGCTACTAGTAGTTTATATGCCTTTGTTATTAGATTTGGGAATTTGTGCACTTTATTATTGATGGTTATATGATGTTAGTTAATCGAATTTTTTGGGCTACTGATTTCAACTAGTATTGCTTTCTGATAATAATGTTGAATGTGGATCAGCATAAAAATGGTGTCTTGAATTTTCTCTTGTTTTCTTTCAAATTTGTTTTGAGAATAATTCATGATACACTTGAGAGTGGAGATGCCTTGTAATCTAGTGCTTGATG encodes:
- the LOC121785273 gene encoding uncharacterized protein LOC121785273, translated to MAEFRGGKNSTPEERRIERARRVCPSLDSSFDRITLLCETIAKKVFPVAEFPEYEGVEEAHYAYRVRDRLRKEVLVPLRKALQLPEVYIGANDWGSLPYNRVASVAMKTYKTQFYNHDEKRFKEYLQKVKSGEATIAAGALLPHEIIESLNDGDEGEVAELQWRRMVDDMAKIGKLSNCLAISDVSGSMEGIPMKVSVALGILVSELSEEPWKGKLITFSRNPKLQKVEGESLKSKSEFVERMEWGMNTDFQKVFDVILEVAVKGKLKAEEMIKRLFVFSDMEFDQASSNPWETDYEAIVRKFKEKGYGECVPEIVFWNLRDSMATPVAGNQKGVALVSGYSKNLMKIFLEKGRIIDPVEVMDAAIAGEKYQKLVVLD
- the LOC121785275 gene encoding cyclin-dependent kinase G-2-like, which codes for MADYGLPENPFDFENRNGQWDDEVEVKYDYVILNVINRGSFGVVYQARDTRTKETVALKEELRGLTRSTKMEIGILEFLQPHPNIVGFKRPLLANGRIFVVMEHVESDLKTLREQMENPFPPKLIKTLIFEILKGVAYLHENGVMHRDLKPANVLYGREGRVKICDFGLAADVRLPWGLGVGTRIYKAPETLCEWEGCTDKVDIWSVGCMMAQFVLDAPLFHGRSDEHQLECIQDVLCGRTNLIELIVSISGETMLSQSGLNLLKKLLAYYPCERISAIEALEHPWFTEV
- the LOC121783578 gene encoding mitochondrial import receptor subunit TOM7-1-like is translated as MASRVSLKAGKGKVVRKSAAADEEEGSVAAAGKFVKEWSTWAMKKAKVVTHYGFIPLVIIIGMNSDPKPSLSQLLSPV
- the LOC121785274 gene encoding mitogen-activated protein kinase HOG1-like, producing the protein MGCANGEGCGMRDPDAADDGREALLAPLALRIEGFVHRDLKPANILFGGKNRVKICDFGHSAQLESLWGGGVGTMFYKAPEILDDSDTYTSAVDVWSVGCMMAEFVLDKPLFRGRSDGQQLKCIRRLVCGQTNLVRMYIMSKSASLLGTTRLSESGLDLLEKLLAFDPSDRISARDALNHPWLEKEFED